One genomic region from Nilaparvata lugens isolate BPH chromosome 3, ASM1435652v1, whole genome shotgun sequence encodes:
- the LOC120350502 gene encoding uncharacterized protein LOC120350502, with protein sequence MDSSSMRQDYILPDTPSQQQSTSSPSYWAAQAAQKKKLPPANTSAAAAAAASDCKDSPLKSHGVFVERGMSSEEFIVPDTPPSHLEWTLRRVPLTMISNKQQGNRKLRFLEEDEETNFVPSKKQCAYEGENSSMTPLLEEAARDDDNQDDFVAIINRPTAKPWMPLRELAVDVPHSIISAREETNHHGRRIILKINISSTKKISEVYLSQRFSSIISPVKVIKFNANCKNLAIVVKHVTATWTDIKIVKI encoded by the exons ATGGACTCATCATCTATGCGTCAGGACTACATTCTTCCAGATACTCCTTCTCAACAACAAAGCACTTCCTCCCCATCTTACTGGGCAGCACAAGCTGCACAGAAGAAGAAGCTTCCACCCGCCAATACcagtgctgctgctgctgctgctgcatccGACTGTAAGGACTCACCGCTGAAGAGCCATGGTGTCTTTGTGGAGAGAGGGATGAGCAGTGAGGAATTCATTGTACCGGACACACCACCATCTCATCTGGAGTGGACACTGAGACGGGTACCGCTCACGATGATTTCCAACAAGCAACAGGGGAATAGGAAGCTGCGCTTtctggaggaggatgaggaaacCAACTTTGTACCCTCAAAG AAACAATGTGCATATGAAGGTGAGAACTCCTCCATGACTCCGCTACTAGAGGAGGCGGCGCGGGATGATGACAATCAGGATGATTTTGTTGCAATCATCAATAGACCCACAGCTAAACCGTGGATGCCTCTCCGCGAGCTGGCGGTAGATGTCCCGCATAGTATCATCTCAGCTCGTGAGGAAACAAACCACCACgggagaagaataatattaaaaataaacatttcatctacaaagaaaatctctgaggtataTCTATCTCAGAGATTTTCATCCATAATTTCCCCcgtaaaagttattaaatttaatgctAATTGTAAAAATTTAGCAATAGTGGTGAAGCATGTCACTGCTACATGGACTGACATTaagattgttaaaatttaa